From the genome of Hymenobacter cellulosilyticus, one region includes:
- a CDS encoding MarC family protein, producing MEILLATFTTLFSVVNPFGAMPVFLTLTEEDTPSHRAQIGLRACMYMVGVLSVSFFAGQYVLNFFGINIHHLRIAGGILLMRSAFDLLTPGGNRAKVSEATLEESMHKEDISFTPLAMPMLSGPGSMAVCIGLFTEKLTYLDMGLIFFGFVLVALAAYVILMSSLRLTRFLGRPGMAALARIMGFLTLAIGVNFLATAIKALFQE from the coding sequence ATGGAAATCCTACTTGCCACCTTCACCACGCTGTTTTCGGTTGTAAACCCCTTCGGGGCGATGCCCGTCTTCCTGACCCTGACCGAGGAAGACACGCCCAGCCACCGCGCCCAGATCGGGCTGCGGGCCTGTATGTATATGGTGGGCGTGCTGTCGGTGTCGTTTTTTGCGGGGCAATACGTGCTTAACTTCTTTGGCATCAACATTCACCACCTGCGCATTGCCGGCGGCATTCTGCTGATGCGCTCGGCCTTCGATTTGCTCACGCCGGGTGGCAACCGGGCTAAGGTTTCGGAGGCCACACTGGAAGAGAGTATGCACAAGGAGGATATTTCCTTTACTCCGCTGGCCATGCCCATGCTGTCGGGCCCCGGCTCTATGGCCGTGTGCATTGGCTTGTTTACCGAAAAGCTGACCTACCTCGACATGGGCCTGATCTTCTTCGGCTTCGTGCTGGTGGCCCTGGCGGCGTATGTCATCCTGATGTCGTCCTTGCGCCTGACGCGGTTTCTGGGCCGGCCCGGCATGGCGGCCCTGGCCCGCATCATGGGCTTTCTGACCCTGGCCATCGGCGTCAACTTCCTGGCCACCGCCATCAAGGCCTTGTTTCAGGAGTAG